In Setaria italica strain Yugu1 chromosome I, Setaria_italica_v2.0, whole genome shotgun sequence, the genomic window GGAGTAGGCGGGAGGCGAAGCGCGCGAGCTCGCGGGCTGGGAGGATGCGGGGGGCGAGGCGCTGGAGGTTGTCGGTGAAGGCGCGGACGGCGGCCTTGGGGAGCGCCTTGCTGAGGCTGACGCCGAGACGACCGTCGGCGTCCTCGcggtgcacggcggcggcgtgcgcgtcGTCGTGCGCGGCGATGTTGGCGCGGACGAGGCACCGGAGCTCCATCTTGGCGCGGTGCCGGAGGGCGGGGTCGTTGgtgagcagcgcggcggcgccgccgcagcggaaGAGGCAGTTCCCCAGCATCATGGACTTGTCGGTGCCGACGTACCAGTTGGGGGCGCAGGACTCGGAGGTGACGACGAGCGCCACGGTGCGGGGGCGCGTGAGCATGACGTTCCGGGCGAGGTCGACGGCGATGAGCCCGGCGCTGCAGCCCATCCCGGAGAGGTTGTAGGCCATGACGTCCTCCCGCATGCCGAACCGCCGCACGAGGCGGGACACTAGCGACGGCTCCGGGGAGAAGGAGCCCACGTTGAGGACGACGAGGTCGACGTCGCGCGCGGGGACGCCGGTCCTGGAGAGGACGgtggcgacggcgtcggcgaagAAGTCGTCCATCTCCTCGAGCGAGTCGGCGTGGGTGGGGGTCTCCTCGCGGCCCTCGAGGACGTTGCGCGGGCAGTAGGTGTGCTCGCCGATGCCGGAGTTGACGATGACCTTGAGGAGGAACCGGTACTCGGAGAGGCCCAGCCGCTTGTTGCGCTCGATCACCGCGCCGGCCGTCTCCGTGGTGACCTTACGGTCGTCGGAGGGCTTGTGGCACGCGTAGTCGAGGAGGTAGCAGCGCGACCGCCGGCGACGCGACACGGCCTGCCACGCAAGGTACGCCGCCGCGTGCGCAAGCAGAAGCACCGTGAGCAGCGCGAGCAGCTCCATGGAGGTGGGCCGGTTGGTT contains:
- the LOC101759515 gene encoding 3-ketoacyl-CoA synthase 3, translated to MELLALLTVLLLAHAAAYLAWQAVSRRRRSRCYLLDYACHKPSDDRKVTTETAGAVIERNKRLGLSEYRFLLKVIVNSGIGEHTYCPRNVLEGREETPTHADSLEEMDDFFADAVATVLSRTGVPARDVDLVVLNVGSFSPEPSLVSRLVRRFGMREDVMAYNLSGMGCSAGLIAVDLARNVMLTRPRTVALVVTSESCAPNWYVGTDKSMMLGNCLFRCGGAAALLTNDPALRHRAKMELRCLVRANIAAHDDAHAAAVHREDADGRLGVSLSKALPKAAVRAFTDNLQRLAPRILPARELARFASRLLLRKLLKKPKAAGAGEGPKIDFTTGVDHFCLHPGGTAVIEAVRKSLGLTAHHVEPARMTLHRWGNTSASSLWYVLSYMEAKRRLKRGDRVLMVTFGSGFKCNSCYWEVSRDLADAGAWEDCIDQYPPETLVNPYMDKFGWVNDIQGQGGGFVF